A single region of the Brienomyrus brachyistius isolate T26 chromosome 10, BBRACH_0.4, whole genome shotgun sequence genome encodes:
- the zgc:162144 gene encoding RD3 domain-containing protein — protein MFPWSAVLSVAPKVSGQRSTEELVTNTLMLELGALVKRAERIRQERAMQVRRRSSAVDYTWLADSSPKLAFEISPREVLELQNLCTKIPPSQCGPIILKFRKLVAEFEPDVHEVPSLFRSLLRDCLDEEEERDLSGAEMQARASRWSTQRSRSLSFVSFRSRFLFNPFKGVALGGSRNNLQEGAMWMDEEVEGDPNLSVPAGRRGRSRSMPDITPLEDRS, from the exons ATGTTTCCTTGGTCAGCAGTGCTCTCTGTGGCACCCAAAGTATCAGGCCAGCGCTCCACAGAAGAACTGGTCACCAACACACTCATGCTTGAGCTTGGGGCCCTGGTGAAGCGGGCGGAGCGGATCCGGCAGGAGCGGGCGATGCAGGTCCGCCGCCGCAGCTCTGCCGTGGACTACACCTGGCTAGCCGACTCCAGTCCCAAGCTAGCCTTTGAGATCTCCCCCAGGGAGGTGCTGGAGCTACAGAACCTGTGCACTAAAATCCCCCCATCCCAGTGCGGCCCCATCATTCTCAA GTTCAGGAAGCTAGTGGCTGAGTTTGAGCCTGACGTTCATGAAGTGCCTAGCCTTTTCCGCTCGTTGCTGCGTGACTGCCTCGACGAGGAGGAAGAGCGGGACCTGAGTGGTGCCGAGATGCAGGCCAGGGCCAGCCGCTGGAGCACACAGCGCAGCAGGAGCCTCTCGTTCGTCTCCTTCCGCTCCAGGTTCCTCTTTAACCCCTTCAAGGGCGTGGCCTTAGGGGGCTCACGCAACAACCTGCAGGAGGGGGCAATGTGGATGGATGAGGAGGTGGAAGGGGATCCAAACCTGTCTGTTCCCGCGGGTAGGAGAGGGAGGAGCAGGAGCATGCCAGATATTACCCCGTTGGAGGACAGAAGCTAG